From Miscanthus floridulus cultivar M001 chromosome 15, ASM1932011v1, whole genome shotgun sequence, the proteins below share one genomic window:
- the LOC136508678 gene encoding uncharacterized protein encodes MASLQESNPLCLKRKLVDDCLSKDCKSRRVKSENGPSFDSSFAKHCNCCCTRPNLANDCVNFLKSGAPCRVMYYKKGSWHNFPEQIMKSLIGEFKGNKSSVVSVVDDEPILVDFLSMTLVNLKTRKQRSVAWFDDTGKRFFPSLFFDEESDEMAKQDSGNVDSTAQGIMLDKVANSPPEVVKQVVLESNPPVPQKPSTVDVLRKKITSVERGSEGFLFVQNLFLSGMSPFATPNNILHVHRYSPNDITAQCRFEAFERQMKSTKEARGDANVNYGWLGSRKSDIVRILINGLGTTANPVEKAGLSAGVYLSPENRAFTSVGLCDVDEKGVQYMLLCRVILGNVEAVEPGSQESFPSSEIYDSGVDDCSNPKCYVMWPSHLSTHIRLEYLVSFKLVPKVRNYLLDLKGLWFNPSLKEVGMDISTLQPVMCETGEGPTSPWISFRVLFAVIQDNISSVARELLFHHYEELKESIITREEMVKKMIIIVGEKVLLEALKKLHYCPSLWYKPSVEAVSSDSVMAAPEQLSLDKAGGDYSLTLRVNHADSHTPNAVSERATVLSTKGCDTLAADMVPKGQDCLAPSGVPETSSSAAAMCGASTSAEPKCRDPPVQMVPPGNSATSCAKNQDSFVGRVAPIVHEGLLRTISGSSSSPGREVCKSGTPTTGCPGYASLAQVNTSQTHGVSAPGVTPQGYESAVPSLSLGNSKSTGVKQLNSAPRMAPEGQKFLSLGIVSRSPAPRDLVKCQTSSTLVAIPPVLAPGHGKSPSMKIEGHDSLAPSVKPSLAPSKAPKLHEPVIADTSIKGCDSLALSITPNGHDGPASSNKTPKRHESAIVDTMPESSLSQGQSVATKAYDAPKPRTGEPKREQAAVTGSQGKSSVPGLDASSHVTGAASALIALSTLRENCGR; translated from the exons ATGGCATCTCTGCAAGAATCCAATCCCCTGTGCTTGAAGCGGAAGCTTGTTGATGACTGCCTGTCAAAAGACTGCAAATCTCGCCGTGTCAAATCTGAGAATGGGCCCTCATTCGATTCATCATTTGCTAAACACTGCAACTGTTGCTGCACTCGACCTAACCTTGCCAATGATTGTGTCAATTTTCTGAAGAGTGGAGCGCCATGCCGTGTCATGTATTACAAAAAGGGTTCGTGGCACAATTTTCCAGAGCAAATAATGAAGTCCCTCATCGGTGAATTCAAAGGAAATAAATCAAGTGTTGTGTCTGTGGTGGATGATGAACCAATTCTTGTTGATTTCTTGTCAATGACCCTGGTCAACCTAAAAACCAGAAAACAGCGGTCTGTTGCCTGGTTTGATGACACTGGCAAGCGTTTCTTTCCTTCTTTGTTCTTTGATGAGGAAAGTGATGAAATGGCCAAACAGGATTCTGGCAATGTTGATAGCACTGCACAGGGAATAATGTTAGATAAGGTTGCGAATTCTCCACCTGAAGTGGTCAAGCAAGTAGTTCTTGAATCTAATCCCCCAGTCCCTCAAAAACCTTCGACTGTGGATGTCTTGCGCAAGAAGATCACATCTGTCGAAAGAGGCAGCGAAGGTTTTCTGTTTGTCCAGAACCTTTTTCTCTCTGGTATGAGTCCGTTTGCAACACCGAATAACATACTTCATGTCCACCGCTACTCTCCAAACGATATCACCGCACAATGTAGATTTGAAGCTTTTGAAAGACAGATGAAGTCAACTAAAGAAGCACGTGGTGATGCAAATGTTAACTATGGATGGCTAGGATCTAGGAAGAGTGACATAGTTAGGATTCTTATTAATGGTTTGGGTACCACTGCAAATCCTGTTGAGAAAGCAGGTTTGAGTGCTGGTGTATATCTTTCACCAGAAAACCGAGCCTTTACCAG TGTCGGTCTTTGCGATGTTGACGAAAAAGGAGTGCAGTATATGTTGCTGTGCCGTGTGATATTGGGCAATGTGGAAGCTGTTGAAcctggatcacaagagtcttttCCAAGCAGTGAGATATATGATTCTGGTGTTGATGATTGTTCAAACCCAAAGTGTTATGTGATGTGGCCATCACATCTGAGCACTCACATCCGTTTAGAATATCTTGTTAGTTTCAAGCTTGTCCCAAAAGTTCGAA attatttgcttgacttgaagggTTTATGGTTTAACCCATCACTAAAGGAAGTTGGAATGGATATTTCTACACTTCAACCT GTAATGTGTGAAACAGGTGAAGGACCAACTTCCCCATGGATATCATTCAGAGTTCTGTTTGCAGTTATTCAAGACAATATATCATCAGTGGCAAGGGAGCTTCTCTTCCATCATTATGAGGAGCTGAAG GAAAGCATAATAACTCGCGAAGAAATGGTGAAGAAAATGATAATAATAGTTGGAGAGAAAGTACTTttggaggccttgaagaagcttCATTACTGT CCATCATTGTGGTACAAGCCTTCTGTTGAAGCAGTGTCTAGTGATTCTGTAATGGCAGCACCAGAACAATTATCCTTGGATAAGGCAGGTGGAGATTATTCATTAACTCTGAGGGTTAACCATGCTGATTCACATACACCAAATGCTGTGTCTGAACGTGCCACAGTTCTTAGCACCAAAGGATGTGATACCCTTGCAGCGGATATGGTGCCCAAAGGTCAAGATTGTCTGGCACCAAGTGGTGTGCCAGAAACATCTAGTTCTGCTGCTGCCATGTGTGGGGCTTCTACAAGTGCAGAACCCAAGTGCAGAGATCCTCCTGTACAGATGGTGCCACCTGGAAACTCTGCAACCTCGTGTGCCAAAAACCAAGATTCCTTTGTAGGAAGAGTGGCACCTATAGTTCATGAAGGCCTTTTGAGGACAATTTCTGGAAGCTCTTCATCTCCTGGTCGGGAGGTTTGCAAATCCGGCACACCGACCACAGGATGTCCTGGTTATGCTTCTCTAGCACAAGTTAATACCTCCCAAACCCATGGAGTTTCTGCTCCAGGCGTCACTCCTCAGGGCTATGAATCTGCTGTACCAAGCTTGTCACTTGGAAATTCCAAAAGTACAGGTGTGAAACAACTCAATTCTGCACCGAGAATGGCACCTGAAGGCCAGAAATTCCTTTCACTTGGTATTGTGTCACGAAGCCCAGCACCTCGTGATTTAGTAAAATGCCAGACCAGTTCGACACTGGTTGCCATACCTCCAGTTCTTGCACCAG GCCATGGAAAATCACCATCCATGAAGATCGAGGGCCATGATTCTCTGGCGCCGAGTGTCAAGCCAAGTCTAGCACCAAGTAAAGCACCAAAGTTGCATGAACCTGTGATAGCTGATACGAGCATCAAGGGCTGTGATTCTCTAGCACTGAGTATCACACCAAATGGCCATGATGGTCCAGCATCAAGTAATAAAACTCCAAAGCGGCATGAATCTGCGATAGTTGATACGATGCCAGAAAGCAGTCTCTCTCAAGGCCAGAGTGTCGCTACAAAGGCCTATGATGCTCCTAAACCAA GAACTGGGGAGCCGAAGAGAGAACAGGCTGCGGTAACTGGCTCGCAGGGTAAATCATCTGTTCCAGGCCTTGATGCTAGCAGCCATGTTACTGGGGCAGCGAGTGCCCTTATCGCCCTATCAACTCTGCGAGAGAATTGCGGGCGTTAG
- the LOC136506565 gene encoding jasmonate-induced oxygenase 4-like — protein sequence MATINDHCWPEPIVPVQTFSNSGVPTVPQQYIKPPSERPSGSITTSMNCSDLSIPIIDLACFSDIPEHHKAMLEAIGDACKNWGFFQVVNHGVGIDSVKRMREAWREFFDLPMEEKKLYANSPVTYEGYGSRLGVEKGATLDWSDYYFLNLLPNDTKNLEKWPEMPRHLREVTDKYASELMNLSEVLLKAMSSTLGLDEDYLHMAFGGSKGISATMRVNYYPKCPEPELTLGLSSHSDPGGITLLLVDENVKGTQVRKGNTWVTVQPIPGAFVVNVGDQIQILSNGAYKSVEHRALASSGDDRLTIAFFCNPCGDLPIAPAAQLVGPESPAVYGQPAITFNEYRKYVRTKGARGRAQVESLSLSPSAAATPASP from the exons ATGGCAACTATCAATGACCATTGCTGGCCAGAACCCATTGTACCTGTACAAACCTTTTCAAACTCTGGTGTGCCCACTGTGCCGCAACAATACATCAAACCTCCATCTGAGCGTCCTAGTGGTAGCATAACTACTAGCATGAATTGTTCTGATCTTAGCATCCCTATCATTGATCTTGCATGCTTCTCCGACATCCCTGAGCATCACAAAGCGATGCTGGAAGCAATCGGTGATGCATGCAAGAACTGGGGATTCTTCCAAGTAGTGAATCACGGTGTGGGCATAGATTCAGTAAAGAGGATGAGAGAGGCATGGAGGGAGTTCTTTGACCTGCCTATGGAAGAGAAAAAATTATATGCAAACTCACCAGTGACATACGAGGGCTATGGGAGCCGCCTTGGAGTTGAGAAAGGTGCAACCTTGGATTGGAGTGACTATTACTTCCTAAACCTCCTGCCCAATGATACGaagaaccttgagaagtggccaGAGATGCCTCGTCACCTGAG GGAGGTGACTGACAAGTATGCATCTGAGCTAATGAATCTGAGTGAAGTATTGCTTAAGGCCATGTCAAGCACCTTAGGATTAGATGAGGACTACCTTCACATGGCCTTTGGTGGAAGTAAGGGCATCTCGGCAACCATGCGTGTGAACTACTATCCAAAGTGCCCAGAGCCCGAGCTGACCCTTGGCCTCTCCTCTCACTCTGATCCTGGCGGTATCACCTTGCTCCTTGTTGACGAAAATGTCAAGGGGACACAGGTACGCAAGGGGAACACATGGGTCACGGTGCAGCCGATCCCGGGTGCCTTTGTTGTAAACGTTGGAGATCAAATTCAG ATCTTGAGCAACGGTGCGTACAAGAGCGTGGAGCACCGCGCGCTGGCTAGCTCCGGCGACGACCGCCTCACCATCGCCTTCTTCTGCAACCCTTGCGGCGACCTCCCCATCGCGCCGGCGGCTCAGCTCGTGGGCCCCGAGTCGCCGGCGGTGTACGGTCAGCCGGCCATCACCTTCAACGAGTACCGCAAGTACGTGCGCACCAAGGGCGCCCGAGGCAGGGCGCAGGTGgagtccctctctctctctccctcagcagCAGCAACACCAGCATCACCATGA